A genome region from Nocardiopsis exhalans includes the following:
- a CDS encoding radical SAM/SPASM domain-containing protein, whose protein sequence is MHRNTADEFDHLYSALDEADTETAVSVILKLRGETCDIDCLYCYEKRKEAPGGARVDAAQVRQLAELFRGRPLAVELHGGEPLTAGREHVEEVLRELAAQPTVVRVSMQTNGVLLNERWLDLFDEVYPDLHIGISLDGDAQGNAWRVGYDGEAVYPRVAAALRLLADRGRTAGVIAAVTPAVLGRAETVLDHLASFDAVNAVSFVPCFDASVQQPTTAQGRRVPVSRLLQRQAVDNPGGPAWATTPSEYAEFVLAATVRWISAGHFSRLKLEPAVSTIRRLRGLDTGFCHFTNMKCDHVFTLYPDGRLGSCDELPWPQAQLTHLSQKPDQADVVAAQRRLPLLNQGKALMSRCASCTYQSSCGGGCVATRWRQRQAGDEDAYCDYRMRMVDGIAALLAQPAHPAGAWCQSVRWRPRTPNSMRAIAAFVDRWDNAQAPRPPVRLRTSAHGNINTVGLAGVHEAEDVDPHHPQWQEAIEPGVLPLVDVLTKEWGLITYDSCQGHPYEGADLAPTGRRVGILPRDRTEYAHAAAALCRTVAAVTGTLPAQLRVIVGRAELRCESTQTTRPVLDLVLEPVPGAGWPSYFEVLERATAVVADALHDQRPTQDEGCECPLPQAKLATKPVVT, encoded by the coding sequence ATGCACCGCAACACCGCCGATGAGTTCGACCACCTCTACAGCGCCTTGGACGAAGCAGATACCGAGACGGCCGTTTCGGTGATCTTGAAGCTACGCGGTGAGACCTGCGACATCGACTGTCTGTACTGCTACGAAAAGCGCAAGGAAGCCCCTGGGGGAGCCCGGGTCGATGCCGCCCAGGTGCGCCAACTCGCCGAGCTCTTTCGGGGGCGCCCACTCGCTGTGGAGCTACACGGGGGTGAACCCCTCACGGCAGGGCGCGAGCACGTTGAGGAGGTCTTGCGGGAACTGGCCGCCCAACCCACCGTGGTCCGCGTGTCCATGCAGACCAACGGGGTCCTGCTCAACGAGCGGTGGCTGGACTTGTTCGATGAGGTCTACCCGGACCTGCACATCGGTATCTCCCTGGACGGGGACGCCCAAGGCAACGCCTGGAGAGTGGGCTATGACGGCGAAGCCGTCTACCCGCGTGTGGCCGCCGCCCTGCGGCTGCTGGCCGACCGGGGCCGCACGGCCGGAGTGATCGCCGCGGTCACCCCGGCCGTGCTCGGCCGTGCCGAGACCGTGCTGGACCACCTCGCCAGCTTCGATGCGGTCAACGCGGTCAGCTTCGTACCCTGCTTCGATGCCTCCGTGCAGCAACCCACCACGGCCCAGGGCAGGCGGGTGCCCGTGAGCAGGTTGCTGCAACGCCAGGCCGTGGACAACCCCGGCGGCCCCGCGTGGGCGACCACCCCGTCCGAGTACGCGGAATTCGTGCTCGCGGCCACCGTCCGCTGGATCAGCGCCGGGCATTTCTCTCGGCTGAAGCTGGAACCGGCCGTGTCCACGATCCGGCGCCTGCGGGGTTTGGACACCGGGTTCTGCCACTTCACCAACATGAAGTGCGACCACGTCTTCACGCTCTACCCTGACGGTCGGCTCGGCAGCTGTGACGAGCTTCCCTGGCCCCAGGCCCAGCTCACCCACCTCAGCCAAAAGCCCGACCAGGCCGACGTCGTCGCAGCGCAGCGCCGGCTGCCACTGCTGAACCAGGGCAAGGCGTTGATGAGCCGGTGCGCCTCTTGTACGTACCAGTCCTCGTGCGGAGGTGGGTGTGTGGCGACCCGCTGGCGCCAGCGCCAGGCCGGTGACGAGGACGCCTACTGCGACTACCGCATGCGGATGGTAGACGGGATCGCTGCCCTGCTCGCCCAGCCGGCCCACCCTGCAGGTGCCTGGTGCCAGAGCGTGCGCTGGCGCCCGCGGACGCCAAACAGTATGCGCGCGATCGCTGCCTTCGTCGACCGCTGGGACAACGCCCAGGCACCGCGCCCGCCCGTGCGGTTGCGTACCAGCGCGCACGGCAACATCAACACCGTCGGGCTCGCCGGGGTGCATGAGGCCGAGGACGTGGATCCGCACCACCCCCAGTGGCAGGAAGCGATCGAGCCCGGAGTACTCCCCCTGGTCGACGTCCTGACCAAGGAGTGGGGTCTGATCACCTACGACAGCTGCCAGGGCCACCCCTACGAAGGCGCGGATCTAGCGCCCACTGGGCGCAGAGTCGGCATCCTGCCGCGCGATCGAACCGAGTATGCACACGCGGCCGCGGCCTTGTGCCGGACGGTGGCCGCGGTGACCGGCACCCTCCCGGCCCAGCTCCGAGTGATCGTGGGTCGAGCGGAACTGCGGTGTGAGAGCACTCAAACCACTCGTCCGGTGCTCGACCTGGTGTTGGAGCCTGTTCCCGGTGCCGGTTGGCCTTCCTACTTTGAGGTTCTGGAGCGGGCCACCGCAGTTGTGGCGGACGCACTCCACGACCAACGGCCCACACAGGACGAGGGCTGTGAGTGCCCCCTGCCGCAGGCCAAGCTGGCAACGAAGCCGGTGGTGACATGA
- a CDS encoding protein kinase domain-containing protein: protein MRLHPLHPAAWVLDQLREGGWTIHDLLVFTRASTLVLVSRSEAPPVVLKAGFGSNHVLAELDEDARRAAYGFYWYAELTEDERALTRQDFRHEITLTWTASGSQHVVPLLEQGSTDHFDWYTMPYRADGNFQPFLTGSHGDPGTRGLSILADVADGLHALHERGIVHRDVYQENILIHQGRGSITDLGAARLLNTPRGPLARGPEVHWPPEYATFYNRATPAADVFSLAVLTYRYLCADLPRHGHSRLDAAPAVLRLPLTAALAPAPTDRPGMSELGTALRQAATEAAPHGR from the coding sequence GTGCGTCTGCACCCCCTGCACCCCGCCGCCTGGGTCCTGGACCAGCTCCGTGAGGGCGGATGGACCATCCACGATCTGCTCGTCTTCACTCGCGCCAGCACCCTAGTCCTCGTCAGCCGCAGCGAGGCACCTCCGGTCGTACTCAAAGCGGGTTTTGGCAGCAACCACGTCCTGGCCGAGCTCGATGAGGACGCACGCCGGGCCGCCTACGGCTTCTACTGGTATGCCGAACTGACCGAGGATGAGCGTGCTCTGACCCGCCAAGATTTCCGCCACGAGATCACCCTCACCTGGACCGCTTCCGGCAGTCAGCACGTAGTTCCGTTGTTGGAGCAGGGCAGCACCGACCACTTCGACTGGTACACCATGCCCTACCGCGCCGACGGCAACTTCCAGCCCTTCCTCACCGGCTCCCACGGTGATCCAGGCACGCGCGGGCTCAGCATCCTGGCCGACGTGGCCGACGGGCTGCACGCCCTGCACGAGCGAGGAATCGTGCACCGCGACGTCTACCAGGAGAACATCCTGATCCACCAGGGCCGCGGATCCATCACCGATCTGGGCGCCGCCCGCCTTCTGAACACCCCACGCGGGCCCCTGGCCCGCGGCCCCGAGGTGCACTGGCCGCCTGAGTACGCGACCTTCTACAACCGGGCCACCCCAGCCGCCGATGTGTTCAGCCTCGCGGTCCTGACCTACCGCTACCTGTGCGCGGACCTGCCCCGCCACGGTCACTCCCGACTCGACGCCGCCCCTGCTGTGCTGCGCCTACCGCTCACTGCGGCTCTGGCCCCAGCCCCTACAGACCGGCCCGGGATGAGCGAGCTGGGCACGGCGCTGCGCCAAGCAGCCACCGAAGCGGCCCCCCACGGCCGCTGA
- a CDS encoding aKG-HExxH-type peptide beta-hydroxylase: MRTPLTTFSLTPIPSLHQRRTQQIRTLLQTDATAQDHTAVDYCLAHHALEGAESAARSHDATALDWYRTHPGTNAAQLSIPTPVGPRVVISPNPEDLPRSAISETPYYVLGPTTQPAPPDLRELAADAYAAGARFGFADLLANHAVTLCLLRHKQLGQTLDSWTITRLPGTVFCDHVGEPTVLARDLVHEAGHNWLNDALVATNCKLSDEVTFYSPWKDQQRPVFGFVHACWAFPLTMIYTARALPHTSGALHRFLTSYLDQQRPLLAATTSDHPRALELITHPELRERLRTIHNEALSL, from the coding sequence ATGCGCACGCCCTTGACCACCTTTTCCCTCACACCCATCCCCTCCCTGCACCAGAGGCGCACCCAGCAGATCCGCACGCTCTTGCAGACCGACGCCACCGCCCAGGACCACACCGCAGTCGACTACTGCCTGGCCCACCACGCCCTCGAAGGCGCCGAGAGCGCCGCACGCTCCCACGACGCCACCGCCCTGGACTGGTACCGGACCCATCCGGGCACGAATGCGGCGCAGCTGTCCATCCCCACCCCCGTGGGGCCACGTGTGGTGATCTCCCCCAACCCGGAAGACCTGCCTCGCTCGGCGATCTCCGAGACCCCCTACTACGTCCTGGGCCCCACCACCCAGCCAGCCCCACCAGACCTGCGCGAACTGGCCGCCGACGCCTACGCTGCGGGCGCCCGGTTCGGGTTCGCCGATCTACTGGCCAACCACGCCGTCACCCTCTGCCTGCTGCGCCACAAGCAGCTGGGACAAACCCTCGACAGTTGGACCATCACCCGCCTGCCCGGCACCGTCTTCTGCGACCACGTCGGCGAACCGACCGTGCTCGCCCGTGACCTCGTCCACGAGGCCGGCCACAACTGGCTCAACGACGCCCTCGTCGCCACCAACTGCAAGCTCAGCGATGAGGTGACGTTCTACTCCCCCTGGAAAGACCAACAGCGGCCCGTGTTCGGTTTCGTACACGCTTGCTGGGCTTTCCCCCTGACCATGATCTACACCGCCCGTGCCCTCCCCCACACCAGCGGAGCCCTGCACAGGTTCCTGACCTCCTACCTGGACCAGCAGCGCCCCCTGCTCGCGGCCACTACCAGTGACCACCC